From one Merismopedia glauca CCAP 1448/3 genomic stretch:
- a CDS encoding helix-turn-helix domain-containing protein has translation MITFDDYMQKLPPERRARIEHKTQELVTQLNTIKHIREELGWSQSDLAQRLGVQQSTVSKLENDPNSLTL, from the coding sequence ATGATTACCTTTGATGATTATATGCAAAAATTACCACCAGAACGCCGTGCTAGAATCGAGCATAAAACTCAAGAACTAGTCACTCAACTCAATACTATTAAGCATATTAGAGAAGAATTGGGTTGGTCGCAATCAGATCTAGCTCAAAGGTTAGGAGTTCAACAATCTACGGTTTCTAAGTTAGAAAACGATCCAAATAGTTTAACTTTATAG
- a CDS encoding ABC1 kinase family protein — protein sequence MEKSNTTVVSVAEDAQGHPALTVSYELLPPTEEIISPNQTYEPALRYDADAIAKYYRRRPFQVWWRYLNTFVPLLSFGFKTWWDKRTQQTESNAKKRAIQLRKMLTKFGPAYIKMGQALSTRPDLMSATFLEELSLLQDQLPAFSNEIAFNLIEKELGSRPEQIYAELTPNPIAAASLGQVYKGRLHTGEEVALKVQRPGLRERIELDVYILRSLAAWAKKNFKFIRSDLVGILDEFATRLFEEMDYIQEGKHAERFERLYGKLPEIYVPKIYWQYTSRRVLTMEWINGTKLTNVEEVRRRGIDATHMINVGVQCSLRQLLEHGFFHADPHPGNLLATNDGKLAYLDFGMMSEVKPAQRYGLIEAVVHMVNRDFEGLAQDYVNLDFLTPDTDLTPIIPALGNVFGNALGASVAELNFKSITDQMSNLMYEYPFRVPAYYALIIRCLVTLEGIAIGIDPNFKVLSKAYPYIAKRLLTDPAPELRLSLQELLFKDGSFRWNRLENLLLNARSSEDYDLSKVLDQTIEFLFSERGAFIRENLADEIVKSIDELGQRTLHNVSHAFRQTVGLAVPETSERVENPNNLDRVKRIWDILQETRGFDAMQLLPVIPQLLVKPETQKMGQTIASRLAQRVATRLIREVLLPNTPPSMPQNGSQRSLPPAQK from the coding sequence ATGGAAAAGTCTAACACCACGGTAGTCTCTGTAGCAGAAGACGCGCAAGGTCATCCAGCATTGACTGTTAGCTACGAACTCCTACCACCTACTGAGGAAATTATCAGCCCTAATCAAACTTATGAACCAGCATTACGCTATGATGCTGACGCGATCGCAAAATACTACCGCAGGCGACCATTTCAAGTCTGGTGGAGGTATTTAAATACTTTTGTCCCTCTACTCAGCTTTGGCTTCAAAACCTGGTGGGATAAGCGCACCCAACAAACTGAATCAAATGCCAAAAAACGCGCTATTCAGTTGCGGAAAATGTTAACCAAGTTTGGACCAGCTTATATCAAAATGGGTCAAGCGCTGTCTACCCGTCCCGATTTGATGTCAGCGACCTTCTTGGAGGAATTATCTTTACTTCAAGACCAATTACCAGCATTTTCTAATGAAATTGCTTTTAATTTAATTGAAAAAGAATTAGGTTCTCGTCCCGAACAGATCTACGCCGAACTCACCCCCAACCCCATCGCCGCAGCCTCTTTAGGACAGGTTTACAAAGGCAGACTCCATACGGGTGAGGAAGTTGCCCTTAAAGTTCAAAGACCAGGCTTAAGAGAAAGAATAGAGCTAGATGTCTACATTTTACGGAGTCTAGCGGCTTGGGCGAAGAAAAATTTCAAGTTTATCCGCAGCGACTTGGTAGGTATCCTCGACGAGTTTGCGACTCGTTTGTTTGAGGAAATGGACTACATTCAAGAAGGTAAACACGCAGAACGGTTTGAACGTCTTTACGGTAAATTACCAGAGATTTACGTGCCCAAAATCTATTGGCAGTATACCAGTCGGCGCGTTCTGACTATGGAGTGGATCAATGGCACCAAACTGACTAATGTCGAGGAAGTGCGTCGTCGGGGAATTGATGCGACTCACATGATAAATGTGGGGGTTCAGTGTTCTTTAAGACAGCTATTAGAACACGGCTTTTTCCACGCAGATCCTCACCCTGGGAATTTGCTGGCGACGAATGATGGGAAGCTAGCTTACCTCGATTTTGGCATGATGAGTGAAGTTAAGCCAGCCCAAAGGTATGGTTTAATCGAAGCCGTAGTCCATATGGTGAACCGTGATTTTGAAGGATTGGCGCAAGATTATGTCAATCTAGATTTTTTAACCCCAGATACTGACTTAACTCCGATAATTCCAGCTTTGGGTAACGTCTTTGGGAATGCTCTTGGTGCTAGCGTCGCTGAACTCAACTTTAAGAGTATCACCGATCAAATGTCTAATTTGATGTACGAGTATCCCTTCCGAGTTCCAGCTTATTATGCTTTGATTATCCGTTGTTTGGTAACTTTAGAAGGAATTGCGATCGGTATAGATCCTAACTTTAAAGTTTTAAGTAAAGCCTACCCTTACATTGCTAAAAGACTTCTGACCGATCCTGCACCAGAATTACGCTTATCTTTACAAGAATTACTCTTTAAAGATGGTAGTTTTCGGTGGAATCGACTAGAAAACTTGTTACTCAATGCTCGTAGTAGTGAAGATTATGACTTGAGTAAGGTATTAGATCAAACTATCGAGTTTTTATTCTCGGAACGGGGAGCATTCATTAGAGAAAACTTGGCTGATGAGATTGTCAAGAGTATAGATGAATTAGGGCAACGTACTTTACATAATGTTTCTCATGCATTCAGACAAACAGTTGGGCTAGCTGTGCCAGAAACTTCAGAAAGGGTCGAAAATCCGAATAATCTGGATCGTGTTAAACGGATTTGGGATATTTTACAAGAAACTCGCGGGTTTGATGCCATGCAGTTACTACCTGTAATTCCCCAACTGCTAGTCAAGCCAGAAACTCAAAAAATGGGGCAAACTATTGCTAGTCGTCTAGCCCAAAGAGTTGCTACCAGGCTAATTAGAGAAGTCTTGCTGCCAAATACTCCTCCAAGTATGCCTCAAAATGGTTCTCAGCGTTCGTTACCACCAGCCCAGAAATAA
- a CDS encoding type II toxin-antitoxin system RelE/ParE family toxin — MTFDPMRQAIVLVGGNKAGDKRWYEKNIAIAETRFAEHLISLEENE; from the coding sequence TTGACTTTCGATCCCATGCGTCAAGCGATTGTTTTAGTAGGCGGAAATAAAGCTGGAGATAAGCGATGGTATGAGAAAAATATTGCGATCGCTGAAACTAGATTCGCCGAACATCTTATTAGTTTAGAGGAAAATGAATGA
- the mgtE gene encoding magnesium transporter: MLTQDNRMLLSEIADLNQLKFELNHLPAVDVGEFIAELPKERQAIAFRLLRKDQAIGVFEYLPQEVQESLIESLHNAHIYQIVEAMSPDDRAELFDELPAGVVKRLLQQLSMAERQATSTILGYPEGTAGRVMTTEYVRLRQGLTVGEALNKIRRVDRDKETIYYAYVTDDNRKLLAVVSLRQLLFTLPDALVGDIASNRVIKARTEMPQEEVAQLMKRYDIIALPVVDREERLVGIVTIDDVIDILEEEATEDIQKIAGVSGDEEALSPPLVTIAKRLPWLLGNIALYVGAASAIAPFQKIISTVPVLAVIMPILSNTSGNVAIQALSVTVRGLGIGEVTLLDTFKLLRKEFLAGLGTSLALGTALGVLSLIWSPANERWISIVAASVMVVNVLVAASLGTLLPMTLKRLNLDPALISGPLLTTTLDAIGFMTFLSMVSMALQVFPK, from the coding sequence ATGCTCACCCAGGACAATCGGATGCTCCTGTCGGAAATTGCCGACTTAAATCAACTCAAGTTTGAATTAAATCATCTACCTGCGGTAGATGTGGGCGAGTTCATCGCCGAACTACCCAAAGAAAGACAAGCTATCGCTTTTCGTTTGTTGCGTAAAGACCAGGCGATCGGGGTTTTTGAATACTTACCTCAAGAAGTACAAGAATCTCTGATTGAGTCTTTGCACAATGCTCACATTTATCAAATTGTAGAGGCGATGAGTCCTGACGATCGCGCCGAGCTATTTGACGAACTTCCTGCTGGTGTTGTCAAACGGCTGTTACAGCAACTCAGTATGGCAGAAAGACAGGCTACCTCTACTATTCTAGGTTATCCAGAAGGCACGGCTGGTCGGGTCATGACCACCGAATACGTGCGGTTGCGTCAAGGATTAACAGTAGGGGAAGCTTTAAATAAAATTCGTCGAGTAGATCGAGATAAAGAAACTATTTATTATGCTTACGTCACGGATGATAATCGCAAACTTTTGGCGGTAGTCTCTTTAAGACAATTATTATTTACCTTACCAGATGCTTTAGTTGGAGATATAGCTAGCAATCGGGTCATCAAAGCGCGGACAGAAATGCCACAAGAAGAAGTGGCTCAATTAATGAAACGCTATGACATTATCGCCTTACCAGTGGTAGATCGGGAAGAAAGACTGGTGGGGATTGTCACTATTGATGATGTCATCGATATTTTAGAGGAAGAAGCTACCGAAGATATTCAAAAGATTGCTGGGGTGAGCGGGGATGAAGAAGCCTTATCTCCGCCTTTAGTCACTATTGCCAAACGTTTACCCTGGTTATTGGGCAATATTGCTTTGTATGTGGGGGCAGCTAGTGCGATCGCTCCTTTCCAAAAAATTATCTCGACAGTTCCGGTATTAGCCGTAATTATGCCAATTTTATCCAATACTAGCGGTAATGTGGCAATTCAAGCTCTATCGGTCACGGTACGAGGCTTAGGGATTGGCGAAGTGACTCTCCTCGATACTTTCAAACTCTTGCGGAAAGAATTCTTGGCAGGATTAGGTACTTCTTTGGCTCTAGGTACGGCTTTGGGAGTTCTGTCCCTGATTTGGTCACCAGCTAACGAACGATGGATATCGATAGTTGCTGCTTCAGTGATGGTGGTAAATGTCCTAGTTGCTGCTAGTTTAGGAACTTTACTACCAATGACTTTAAAACGGCTCAACCTCGATCCAGCCTTAATTAGCGGACCACTACTAACTACAACATTAGATGCGATCGGTTTTATGACATTTCTATCAATGGTTTCGATGGCTTTACAGGTTTTTCCTAAGTAA
- a CDS encoding gluconokinase, which translates to MICILMGVSGTGKSTIGKLLSQKLGWKFYDADDFHSEANISKMKQGIPLEDSDRLPWLQAIRAKIEAIVARQDNGIFACSALKQSYRELLQGNDPQVAWIYLKGSYQQLWQRMQDRPEHFMKPEMLQSQLDTLEIPQDALTVDIALNQAEIVDRIAKYLQDLADLKPGKLR; encoded by the coding sequence ATGATTTGTATTTTGATGGGTGTATCTGGAACCGGAAAATCTACTATTGGTAAACTTCTGAGTCAAAAACTGGGCTGGAAATTTTATGATGCTGATGATTTTCATTCTGAAGCTAACATCAGCAAAATGAAGCAGGGAATACCTTTAGAAGACAGCGATCGCCTTCCTTGGTTACAAGCTATTCGTGCCAAAATTGAAGCAATCGTAGCCCGTCAAGACAATGGTATTTTCGCCTGTTCCGCTTTAAAACAATCTTATCGCGAATTATTACAAGGAAATGACCCTCAAGTAGCTTGGATTTACCTCAAAGGAAGCTACCAGCAACTTTGGCAGAGAATGCAAGATAGACCCGAACATTTTATGAAGCCTGAAATGCTGCAAAGTCAGCTAGATACCCTCGAAATTCCCCAAGATGCTTTGACTGTTGATATTGCTTTAAATCAAGCAGAGATAGTCGATCGAATCGCTAAATATCTTCAAGATTTGGCAGATTTGAAACCTGGGAAATTACGGTAA